A genome region from Hymenobacter tibetensis includes the following:
- a CDS encoding SusC/RagA family TonB-linked outer membrane protein, with amino-acid sequence MKKELLLWPLMICAASTAWAQQQRRISGVVKSEKGEGLPGVTVVVKGSTNGASTNSDGTFLINLPATDTNPTIRVSYIGYVSQDIPVGDRTQLNVTLLEDTQTLSDVVVIGYQAVQRRDVTGSVSSVNSQQIKDIPVNSAAEALTGRLAGVQLTSAEGTPGNTNVQVRVRGGGSITQDNSPLYVVDGVQIENALSVIAPQDIASVDVLKDASATAIYGARGANGVVIITTKKGVEGRTVISYNGFAGFRRLSNKLGVLNPAEYLDYQFERAQIAGSGTGGLPSFRSLFGSNRFNSDTLQQASSAPFIDWQDETFGRDAFQQTHNVSVAGGVKGTTYSLSLTRNLEDGIQRGSDYDRKLVNFRFDTKASERLQVGLNVRFNDQTTNGAGTSSTGSNTTSRLRNTVQYQPLLVPRLSGAVLDPNTFDDEFLAISTLVSPLVAIDSEYRRDKLQTFNASANASLEIIKNLTFRSTAGFDITNTNLGTFNGRFSPLLRQPGGNYQQLPTASITTGTQNTFNNSNVLDYNFKTGLHSVGLLVGEEIYQQRNTQQYIQTNFLPLDITAERALANINQGVLPAGQTAQPVLPQTSIPQDYRLLSGFGRVTYSYDDRYLFTGTFRADGSSKYRAGNRWGYFPGASLAWRISRESFFQDVKAVSDLKLRLSYGKAGNNRIADFLGEQLFSAGSAPYSINRSIVLGSAATSLANPNLKWESTTSRNLGVDLALLDNRVQFTADAYYNTTSDLLINRTIPAFLGYTSQTQNIGSTSNRGLELQLTGTIITNQAFTWTATANASFNRGRIESLGEGLDELPAINSGWAGSAATLTRDYVARVGQPVGQMFGYVTDGYYTADDFQSYNPAQPAAQRWVLRTDRTDLLPVGTPDGIAAQPGLLKLKDMNGDKVINELDQVVIGNANPKMVGGLNQQFTYKSFDASIFLNFVLGNDVYNANKIEFTTNTANTVFSNVLNDMNSRYRITETDGTFITSLDRLREINQGADIWRPTSSYFLHSWAVEDGSFLRVNNITVGYTLPKALTTQAKVQQLRFYVTLNNLYTFTKYTGYDPEANTRRNSPLTPGVDYAAYPRSRAFLFGVNLSL; translated from the coding sequence ATGAAAAAAGAACTACTGCTGTGGCCGCTCATGATCTGCGCGGCATCTACAGCGTGGGCTCAGCAGCAACGGCGTATATCCGGCGTTGTAAAGTCTGAAAAAGGCGAAGGACTCCCTGGGGTGACGGTAGTGGTGAAGGGCTCGACGAATGGTGCTTCCACGAACAGCGACGGTACGTTCCTCATCAACCTGCCCGCCACCGACACCAACCCGACCATACGTGTCAGTTACATTGGCTACGTTTCGCAGGACATCCCCGTTGGCGACCGGACGCAGCTGAACGTAACGCTGTTGGAAGACACCCAGACGCTGAGCGACGTAGTGGTTATCGGCTACCAAGCCGTACAGCGCCGCGACGTAACGGGCTCCGTATCGTCGGTAAATTCCCAGCAGATCAAAGATATCCCCGTTAACTCGGCGGCTGAAGCTCTCACCGGCCGGTTAGCTGGTGTGCAACTGACTAGCGCCGAAGGTACTCCTGGCAACACCAACGTGCAGGTGCGCGTGCGCGGCGGCGGCTCCATCACGCAGGACAACTCTCCCTTGTATGTAGTAGATGGTGTCCAGATCGAAAACGCGCTAAGCGTCATTGCGCCTCAGGATATTGCTTCGGTCGATGTGTTAAAAGATGCGTCGGCTACCGCTATTTATGGTGCGCGTGGTGCCAACGGCGTCGTGATTATCACGACGAAGAAAGGTGTTGAGGGCCGCACGGTTATCAGCTACAATGGGTTTGCAGGTTTCCGGCGCCTCTCCAACAAACTAGGGGTACTCAACCCCGCGGAATACCTGGATTATCAGTTCGAGCGTGCCCAAATAGCGGGCAGCGGAACGGGCGGTTTGCCTTCCTTCAGATCTTTGTTTGGCAGCAACCGGTTCAACAGTGACACGCTACAACAGGCTAGTAGCGCTCCGTTCATTGACTGGCAGGACGAGACCTTTGGCCGCGACGCGTTTCAGCAAACCCACAACGTGTCGGTGGCTGGGGGCGTGAAGGGTACCACGTACTCCCTAAGTTTAACGCGCAACTTGGAGGACGGTATCCAACGTGGCTCCGACTACGACCGAAAACTCGTCAACTTCCGCTTCGACACCAAGGCGAGCGAGCGGTTGCAGGTAGGGTTAAATGTTCGTTTCAACGACCAAACTACCAATGGGGCCGGCACTTCTTCCACTGGCTCTAATACCACTTCTCGCTTGCGCAACACGGTACAGTACCAGCCCCTATTGGTGCCGCGGTTGTCAGGAGCAGTTCTCGATCCGAATACGTTTGATGACGAGTTCCTTGCCATTTCCACGCTGGTAAGCCCACTTGTAGCTATTGACAGCGAGTACCGCCGCGACAAGCTTCAGACGTTCAACGCGAGTGCCAACGCGTCGTTGGAAATCATAAAAAATCTAACGTTCCGGTCTACAGCTGGTTTCGATATCACCAACACCAACTTAGGCACTTTCAACGGACGTTTTTCTCCATTGCTGCGGCAGCCCGGCGGCAACTACCAGCAGTTGCCTACCGCCTCTATCACTACAGGCACACAAAATACGTTCAACAACTCCAACGTATTAGACTACAACTTCAAAACAGGTTTGCATTCGGTAGGGCTATTGGTTGGAGAAGAAATCTACCAGCAGCGCAACACGCAGCAATACATTCAAACCAATTTCTTGCCGCTGGATATCACAGCAGAGCGGGCGTTGGCTAACATCAACCAGGGAGTGCTACCTGCTGGCCAAACGGCTCAGCCCGTATTGCCCCAAACCAGCATTCCGCAGGACTATCGTCTGCTCTCAGGGTTCGGCCGCGTAACGTACTCCTACGACGACCGGTACCTGTTCACTGGCACCTTCCGGGCCGATGGCTCGTCGAAGTACCGGGCTGGCAACCGGTGGGGCTACTTCCCCGGTGCTTCGCTAGCCTGGCGGATTTCGCGCGAGAGCTTTTTCCAAGATGTGAAGGCTGTTTCGGATTTGAAGCTGCGCTTGAGCTACGGCAAAGCCGGTAACAACCGTATTGCCGACTTCCTGGGCGAGCAGCTTTTCTCGGCTGGTAGCGCACCTTATTCCATCAACCGCTCTATTGTGCTGGGGTCGGCAGCCACTTCGCTGGCTAACCCCAACTTGAAGTGGGAGTCCACTACGTCGCGCAACCTTGGGGTTGACTTGGCCTTGCTCGATAACCGAGTGCAGTTCACGGCTGATGCCTACTACAATACCACCAGCGACTTGCTGATCAACCGCACTATTCCGGCGTTCCTGGGCTACACCAGCCAGACGCAGAACATCGGCTCGACTTCCAACCGCGGTCTGGAACTGCAGCTGACGGGGACTATTATTACCAATCAGGCTTTCACTTGGACGGCAACGGCCAACGCATCGTTCAACCGGGGCCGTATTGAAAGCTTAGGCGAGGGCCTGGATGAGTTACCCGCTATCAACTCAGGTTGGGCTGGTAGCGCCGCTACCCTAACCCGGGACTACGTAGCACGGGTGGGCCAACCCGTGGGCCAGATGTTCGGCTACGTCACGGATGGCTACTATACGGCTGATGATTTTCAGAGCTACAACCCTGCTCAGCCGGCCGCTCAGCGCTGGGTTTTGCGAACTGACAGAACTGACTTGCTGCCAGTAGGTACGCCGGACGGTATAGCAGCCCAACCCGGTCTGTTGAAGCTGAAAGACATGAACGGGGATAAAGTAATCAATGAGCTTGACCAAGTAGTCATTGGCAATGCTAACCCTAAAATGGTAGGAGGCCTGAACCAGCAGTTCACCTACAAAAGCTTCGACGCCAGCATATTCCTGAATTTTGTACTGGGCAATGATGTATACAATGCCAACAAAATTGAGTTCACCACAAACACGGCAAACACAGTGTTTAGCAATGTGCTTAACGATATGAATTCGCGCTACCGTATCACTGAAACGGATGGTACGTTCATCACGTCGCTGGATCGGCTGCGCGAAATCAACCAAGGCGCTGACATTTGGCGGCCAACTTCCAGCTACTTCCTGCATTCATGGGCGGTGGAAGATGGCTCGTTCTTGCGCGTGAACAACATAACTGTGGGCTACACCCTGCCCAAAGCGTTAACGACCCAAGCTAAAGTGCAGCAGCTACGCTTCTACGTGACGCTCAATAACCTCTATACCTTCACCAAATACACCGGTTACGACCCAGAGGCCAACACGCGTCGCAATTCACCACTTACCCCCGGTGTCGATTACGCTGCCTACCCCCGCAGCCGGGCCTTCCTGTTTGGCGTGAACCTTTCTTTGTAA
- a CDS encoding RagB/SusD family nutrient uptake outer membrane protein: MKSSIFFRAALAASVLVGTAGMVTSCKDYLDVEPIALNTTEYTFSTVAGATAAVVGAYDPLSGDNSYGQRVSMYFPYDSDEMISSPGAATEGGRRGIARYKALSTNSDLANPWNTLYQGVERSNICIQQIPLSPLYNGGTAADTAAMHRLHGEALTLRAQYYFDLVRHWGDVPAQFTPSVSGQDFLLPNADRQATLAKLIDDLGQAQKLVPWRSAAGATSERITKGAVKALRARIALFRGGYSPNPTSGQMERPADYLDYYRIARQECRELMARPTEHSLNPSFEALFKSINTLQYESANEIIFQVGMTGSTAVSDSKLGYYNGPRLQNQSSIYGSTQGGVNVVPTYFYAFDSTDTRRDVTITTYGMGTTSTLFTGVALNALTDGKFRRDWRTPLLTGSSNYLGYNWPVIRYADVLLMFAETENELNGPTADAQDAFLRVRTRAFNGNRSRATATLAQAGFNLNNKAAFFDALVHERYLEFGSEAIRKYDLIRWNLFNTKMAEVKANLEKLAKGEAPYQNVPRYMYYRTPTAGSSVQWAFSFFRPSNPRFDPPTMPNAPSTAPAGTARVNWRQAIDASYIANTKPVGTSYTLVTGTGSTTAVSLGTGLAAEYLPNTGKELLPIPQTTLAADNKLVQNFGY, translated from the coding sequence ATGAAATCTTCAATTTTTTTCCGGGCTGCACTGGCAGCTAGTGTACTAGTCGGTACTGCCGGAATGGTCACGTCCTGCAAAGATTATCTCGACGTAGAACCGATTGCGCTCAACACAACTGAATATACTTTTAGCACGGTAGCTGGAGCTACGGCTGCCGTTGTTGGAGCCTACGATCCGCTGTCGGGCGACAACAGCTACGGGCAGCGCGTAAGTATGTACTTCCCGTATGACAGCGACGAGATGATCAGCTCGCCGGGGGCAGCTACGGAAGGTGGACGCCGGGGTATCGCGCGCTACAAGGCGTTATCAACCAACTCCGACCTAGCCAACCCTTGGAATACGCTCTACCAAGGAGTAGAACGATCCAACATTTGCATCCAACAAATTCCGCTTTCCCCCCTGTATAATGGCGGCACTGCGGCCGATACGGCGGCGATGCACCGGCTGCATGGCGAAGCCCTTACTTTGCGGGCGCAGTACTACTTTGACTTGGTGCGCCACTGGGGTGATGTACCGGCGCAGTTTACGCCATCGGTATCAGGCCAGGATTTTCTGCTGCCCAACGCCGACCGTCAGGCCACACTTGCCAAACTGATTGACGACTTAGGGCAGGCGCAGAAGCTGGTACCTTGGCGCTCTGCTGCCGGTGCAACCAGTGAGCGGATAACCAAAGGCGCCGTGAAAGCCCTACGCGCCCGTATTGCCTTGTTCCGGGGTGGCTACAGCCCCAACCCAACTAGTGGCCAAATGGAAAGGCCCGCTGATTACCTCGACTATTACCGCATTGCGCGGCAGGAGTGCAGAGAGTTGATGGCGCGTCCAACGGAGCATTCCCTAAACCCGAGCTTCGAAGCACTATTCAAGAGCATCAACACTCTGCAATACGAAAGCGCCAATGAAATTATATTTCAGGTTGGTATGACGGGCTCAACAGCTGTGTCAGATAGCAAGCTGGGCTACTATAACGGCCCTCGCTTGCAAAACCAATCGAGTATATACGGCTCTACGCAGGGTGGTGTGAACGTGGTGCCTACCTACTTCTACGCCTTCGACTCTACGGATACCCGGCGCGACGTAACGATTACGACCTATGGCATGGGTACCACCAGCACGCTCTTCACGGGAGTGGCTCTGAATGCCCTAACCGACGGTAAATTCCGCCGCGACTGGCGCACTCCGCTGCTCACCGGGTCGAGCAACTATCTGGGATACAACTGGCCGGTAATTCGGTATGCCGATGTGCTCCTGATGTTTGCTGAAACCGAAAACGAACTTAACGGCCCCACTGCCGACGCCCAGGACGCCTTCTTGCGTGTTCGGACGCGGGCTTTCAATGGCAACCGCTCGCGGGCTACGGCCACACTTGCGCAAGCTGGCTTCAACCTGAACAACAAAGCAGCTTTCTTTGATGCCCTTGTACATGAGCGGTATTTGGAGTTCGGCAGCGAAGCTATTCGCAAGTACGACCTGATTCGCTGGAACCTGTTCAACACGAAGATGGCCGAAGTGAAAGCCAATTTGGAAAAGCTGGCTAAGGGAGAAGCCCCTTACCAAAACGTGCCTCGTTATATGTACTATCGCACGCCAACGGCGGGTAGTAGCGTACAGTGGGCATTTTCTTTCTTTCGCCCTTCAAACCCGCGTTTTGATCCACCAACTATGCCTAATGCTCCATCCACTGCCCCTGCGGGCACGGCACGCGTAAACTGGCGTCAGGCAATTGATGCTTCGTACATCGCCAATACCAAGCCGGTAGGCACCTCTTATACACTTGTCACTGGCACTGGTAGTACCACCGCCGTCAGCCTTGGTACTGGCCTAGCCGCCGAGTATTTGCCTAATACCGGTAAAGAGTTGCTCCCTATTCCACAGACCACTCTCGCTGCGGACAACAAGCTAGTGCAGAACTTCGGCTACTAA
- a CDS encoding SDR family NAD(P)-dependent oxidoreductase — MFNLAGKKAVITGGGSGIGKAIALTFAQQGAEVHILELNATAGEQVVAEIQQAGGQATAHGADISQQAQVVTIFQAIGPLDILINNAGIAHVGNAENTSEEDFDRVYSVNVKGAYNCLYAALPQLKARTGGVIVNMASIAAHVGLTDRFAYSMSKGAIFAMTLSVARDYLAHNIRCNSISPARVHTPFVDGFIAKNYQGQEQEIFDKLSRSQPIGRMGTPSEVAALALYLCSDEAGFITGCDYPLDGGFIKLNN; from the coding sequence ATGTTCAATCTAGCTGGAAAGAAAGCAGTTATTACGGGCGGCGGCAGTGGTATTGGCAAAGCCATTGCGCTGACGTTTGCCCAACAAGGTGCCGAAGTACACATCCTAGAGTTGAACGCCACAGCAGGCGAGCAAGTGGTGGCCGAAATCCAGCAAGCAGGCGGGCAGGCTACTGCTCACGGGGCCGATATCAGCCAGCAAGCGCAAGTAGTAACTATTTTCCAGGCTATCGGACCACTCGATATTCTAATCAACAATGCGGGTATTGCGCACGTTGGCAACGCGGAAAACACCTCGGAAGAAGACTTCGACCGGGTGTATAGCGTGAATGTGAAAGGTGCTTACAACTGCTTGTACGCCGCGCTACCGCAACTAAAGGCCCGCACCGGTGGCGTCATCGTGAACATGGCTTCCATTGCGGCGCACGTGGGCCTCACCGACCGGTTTGCGTACTCGATGAGCAAAGGCGCCATCTTCGCCATGACCTTGTCGGTAGCTCGCGACTACCTGGCCCATAATATCCGCTGCAACAGCATTTCGCCGGCGCGGGTGCATACACCGTTTGTTGATGGCTTTATTGCCAAAAACTACCAAGGACAGGAGCAGGAAATCTTCGACAAGCTCTCCCGCAGCCAGCCGATTGGGCGCATGGGCACGCCTAGCGAAGTGGCAGCCTTGGCCCTTTACTTGTGCTCCGATGAGGCTGGCTTCATTACGGGCTGCGACTACCCACTGGACGGTGGTTTCATCAAGCTCAATAATTGA
- a CDS encoding fumarylacetoacetate hydrolase family protein, producing MKLIRYGQPGQEKPGVLLGEQQVDVSAFGEDYTETFFATDGLKRLAAFVEAHAGQLPAVAAGERLGAPVARPSKIVCVGLNYADHARETGATPPPEPVLFFKSTTALVGPNDDITIPKNSVKTDWEVELAVVIGKRASYVEEADALDYVAGYTLHNDVSEREFQLERSGTWDKGKGCDTFAPVGPFLATPDEVGDVDNLRLWLSVNGQMMQDGTTANLIFRIPFLVSYISQFMTLLPGDIISTGTPAGVGLGFNPPVYLKPGDVVELGIDGLGTSRQELKAYVKR from the coding sequence ATGAAATTGATTCGCTACGGCCAGCCAGGCCAGGAAAAGCCAGGTGTGTTACTAGGAGAGCAGCAAGTTGATGTATCCGCTTTCGGAGAAGACTACACCGAAACTTTCTTTGCCACGGACGGGCTGAAACGCTTGGCAGCATTCGTAGAGGCTCACGCGGGGCAACTGCCGGCTGTTGCAGCGGGTGAGCGGCTGGGTGCGCCAGTAGCACGGCCGTCCAAAATAGTGTGCGTGGGCCTCAACTACGCCGACCACGCCCGGGAGACCGGCGCCACCCCGCCGCCCGAACCGGTGCTGTTCTTTAAGTCTACCACGGCCCTGGTTGGCCCCAACGACGACATCACCATCCCGAAAAACTCCGTGAAAACCGACTGGGAAGTGGAGTTGGCTGTGGTTATTGGCAAGCGTGCTTCCTACGTGGAAGAGGCAGATGCTCTCGACTACGTTGCCGGCTACACGCTGCACAATGACGTATCGGAGCGGGAGTTTCAGCTGGAGCGCAGCGGCACCTGGGACAAGGGCAAGGGCTGCGACACTTTCGCGCCGGTGGGTCCGTTTTTGGCTACCCCCGACGAAGTAGGCGACGTAGACAACCTGCGCCTGTGGCTAAGCGTGAACGGCCAGATGATGCAGGATGGCACCACGGCCAACCTGATTTTCCGCATCCCGTTCCTGGTTTCCTACATCAGCCAGTTCATGACGCTGCTGCCCGGCGACATTATTTCGACGGGTACGCCCGCCGGGGTGGGCCTGGGCTTCAACCCGCCCGTGTACCTCAAGCCCGGCGACGTAGTGGAGTTGGGTATTGATGGGCTCGGCACTTCCCGTCAGGAATTGAAAGCGTACGTTAAACGCTAG
- a CDS encoding L-fucose dehydrogenase, which yields MDLQLRNKVIIVTGGAKGIGEGIARVLAAEGAIPVVVGRNAADNEALVAAVAAAGGHAGYVTAELSDPAECERAVQEVVQQFGRIEGLVNNAGVNDGVGLESGTYQTFMASLHKNVVHYYLMAHYALPELKKSRGAILNITSKTAETGQGNTSAYAAANGGRNALTREWAVELLKYGIRVNAVMVAECWTPAYETWIKTLPNPEEKLHEITSKIPLESRMTTAEEIANTTAFLLSACSSHTTGQIIHVDGGYVHLDRALANA from the coding sequence ATGGACTTACAATTGCGCAACAAAGTCATTATTGTAACGGGCGGGGCCAAAGGCATCGGCGAGGGTATCGCGCGGGTACTGGCTGCGGAAGGAGCCATTCCGGTGGTGGTGGGCCGCAATGCCGCCGACAACGAAGCCTTAGTGGCTGCCGTAGCCGCCGCCGGGGGCCACGCCGGCTACGTGACGGCCGAGCTGTCGGACCCGGCGGAATGCGAGCGAGCCGTGCAAGAAGTGGTGCAGCAGTTCGGACGTATAGAAGGCCTGGTGAATAACGCCGGCGTCAACGACGGTGTGGGGCTGGAAAGCGGCACCTACCAGACGTTTATGGCCAGCCTGCACAAGAACGTGGTGCATTACTACCTGATGGCGCACTATGCGCTGCCGGAGCTGAAAAAGTCGCGCGGTGCTATTCTCAACATCACGTCCAAAACCGCCGAAACCGGCCAAGGCAACACCTCTGCGTATGCTGCTGCCAACGGCGGGCGCAATGCCCTCACCCGCGAATGGGCCGTGGAATTGCTGAAATACGGCATCCGGGTGAATGCCGTAATGGTGGCCGAATGCTGGACGCCAGCTTACGAAACGTGGATCAAAACACTACCGAACCCGGAAGAAAAGCTGCACGAAATTACCAGCAAGATTCCGCTGGAAAGCCGCATGACAACAGCTGAGGAAATTGCCAATACCACTGCTTTTCTGCTTTCCGCCTGTTCCAGTCACACCACCGGCCAGATTATTCACGTCGATGGAGGCTACGTTCATCTAGACCGTGCCCTAGCCAACGCGTAA
- a CDS encoding YdeI/OmpD-associated family protein, which produces MDTPCVFQAQLESGGPSFMPTQLVVVPPLVVAALGGKAAKRVVGTLNGYPVRLGLLPLAGGGRYLMVNKDICRAAAIQIGQHITVSIAPDPHPDAVDVPQELAEALAAWPEAEQQFSAYSASYRRAIAQHVATGKLAETRARRAVEMAERLALGRNPFRKE; this is translated from the coding sequence ATGGATACTCCTTGTGTTTTTCAGGCGCAGCTAGAGTCCGGTGGCCCGAGCTTCATGCCCACTCAACTTGTGGTGGTGCCGCCACTGGTAGTAGCGGCGCTGGGCGGCAAGGCCGCGAAGCGCGTGGTCGGCACACTCAATGGCTATCCGGTGCGGCTAGGGCTCTTGCCGCTAGCGGGTGGGGGCCGCTACCTGATGGTCAATAAAGACATCTGCCGCGCTGCGGCTATACAAATAGGCCAGCACATCACGGTCAGTATAGCGCCCGACCCACACCCAGATGCCGTGGACGTACCACAAGAGCTGGCCGAAGCACTGGCCGCCTGGCCTGAGGCCGAACAGCAATTTAGCGCGTACTCTGCCAGCTATCGGCGGGCAATAGCGCAGCATGTAGCCACCGGCAAGCTAGCCGAAACGCGCGCCCGCCGGGCCGTGGAAATGGCCGAGCGGCTAGCATTGGGTCGTAATCCATTTCGGAAAGAGTAG
- a CDS encoding sensor histidine kinase — protein MPLFTSRQAQTFLLHALIWVLLGVLLVLQPSNRLPQTHFYLLQAVLFVVSLGVFYVNAYWAVPHLLYGRRLLRYMLFLVVAVLGVTVPYRQVQSYIETTYGPQRRFFGPPPSEMQANQQTRPSAKPGRSFRRPQPWSRRQEWVNPAVMLSTLLVLGLSTSVAAVQRGQREARIRQALEQEKLSTELAWLKAQINPHFFFNTLNNIYALTLLDGDQAREAIHRLSRMMRYVLYDTQSGTAPLSQELLFIRDYIDLMQLRLPENVEVRYQTPDVVQEAPIAPMLLLTFVENAFKHGVSALAPSYIHIVVQQPTTSTLEVEVRNSIFPDRPVALDENHGIGLTNTRRRLALLYPDRHTLTVTERMPGREYYVRLTLTLQP, from the coding sequence ATGCCGCTTTTTACTTCCCGCCAAGCACAGACATTTTTACTGCACGCTCTGATTTGGGTATTGCTGGGCGTGCTGTTGGTGTTGCAGCCTTCCAACCGGTTGCCTCAAACGCACTTCTACTTGTTGCAAGCAGTGCTGTTTGTGGTGTCATTGGGGGTGTTTTATGTGAATGCCTATTGGGCGGTACCGCACTTGCTCTATGGCCGCCGCCTACTGCGGTATATGTTGTTTCTGGTGGTGGCAGTGCTCGGCGTAACGGTACCTTACCGACAGGTTCAGAGCTACATAGAAACCACGTACGGCCCACAACGGCGCTTTTTTGGGCCGCCGCCTAGCGAGATGCAGGCGAACCAGCAAACGAGGCCATCTGCCAAGCCTGGCCGGTCTTTCAGACGGCCGCAGCCTTGGAGCCGACGCCAAGAGTGGGTGAATCCGGCGGTGATGCTTTCCACGCTTTTGGTGCTCGGGCTAAGCACCAGCGTGGCCGCGGTGCAGCGTGGCCAGCGCGAAGCCCGCATCCGGCAGGCCTTGGAGCAAGAAAAGCTGTCGACGGAACTGGCGTGGCTGAAAGCGCAGATCAACCCGCACTTTTTCTTCAACACCCTCAACAATATCTACGCCCTCACCCTGCTCGACGGCGACCAGGCCCGCGAGGCTATTCACCGCCTTTCCCGCATGATGCGCTATGTGCTCTACGACACGCAATCCGGCACGGCGCCCCTCAGCCAAGAACTGCTCTTCATCCGCGACTACATCGACTTGATGCAGCTCCGGCTCCCCGAAAATGTAGAGGTGCGCTACCAAACGCCCGACGTAGTGCAGGAGGCTCCTATTGCGCCCATGCTGTTGCTTACCTTCGTGGAAAATGCCTTTAAGCATGGCGTTAGTGCTTTGGCTCCCAGCTACATCCATATCGTGGTCCAACAGCCAACCACCAGCACATTGGAAGTGGAGGTGCGCAATTCAATTTTCCCGGACCGCCCGGTGGCCTTAGACGAAAACCACGGCATTGGGCTAACCAACACTCGGCGCCGGCTGGCCCTGCTCTACCCCGACCGCCACACGCTCACCGTAACCGAACGGATGCCCGGGCGCGAATACTACGTGCGTCTTACCCTCACCCTACAGCCATGA
- a CDS encoding LytR/AlgR family response regulator transcription factor: MTLTCIAVDDEPLALKLVGHFIEQTPFLSLVGSYGSAVAALRGLQQQATPVDLLFLDIQMPDLNGLELARLLDRGPGSRGPRVVFTTAFNQYALEGYKVDALDYLLKPFTYEEFLRVANKAKSYAEVSQASSQPPAEPADTPDDYLYLKVEYQLVRVPFNDILYIEGLKDYVKVYRRSEPKPLLSLTSLKTLEERLPPRQFMRIHRSYIVGLNHIASIGRGTVHIGTETIPVSDSYRDAFDQFVSRWK, encoded by the coding sequence ATGACACTTACTTGTATTGCCGTCGATGACGAGCCGCTGGCGCTGAAGCTAGTCGGCCATTTCATCGAACAAACCCCGTTTCTGAGCTTGGTGGGCAGCTATGGCAGCGCGGTAGCGGCCCTGCGCGGCTTGCAGCAACAAGCCACGCCCGTCGATTTGCTGTTTCTCGATATTCAGATGCCGGACCTCAATGGCCTGGAACTGGCTCGGCTTCTCGACCGGGGCCCCGGTAGCCGGGGTCCCCGCGTGGTGTTTACCACCGCCTTCAACCAATACGCGCTGGAAGGCTACAAGGTAGATGCCCTGGATTACCTGCTTAAGCCTTTCACCTACGAAGAGTTTTTGCGCGTCGCCAACAAAGCGAAGTCGTATGCCGAGGTCAGCCAAGCCTCTAGCCAACCGCCCGCCGAACCCGCCGACACCCCCGACGACTACCTCTACCTGAAGGTGGAGTACCAGCTCGTGCGCGTGCCCTTCAACGACATCCTGTACATCGAAGGGCTGAAGGACTATGTGAAAGTGTATCGGCGCAGTGAGCCCAAACCACTGCTTTCGCTCACCAGCCTGAAAACTCTGGAAGAGCGTTTGCCTCCACGCCAGTTCATGCGCATTCACCGCTCTTATATTGTGGGGCTCAACCACATTGCCTCTATCGGCCGCGGCACGGTGCACATCGGCACCGAAACCATCCCAGTAAGCGACAGTTACCGGGACGCTTTCGACCAGTTTGTGAGCCGCTGGAAGTAG
- a CDS encoding pirin family protein, with product MIKQTPGKIFLADQRGVVETSEFRRYSTFTFGAYIHEHKSAFGSLYALNEETLGGTQHLEFTTDRPTYILLIPVTGEVVLNAPSGSVMVGVEEIQVLALPAHTTFELVNPYTNELVTFLHLWLQAEHPIAATSSKKRAFRLAATENQLAEVVSASVANQPLPFSLYMGRFAGRQEAEHTLSNSAALFAFVLAGAFEVEGRLLHEKDGLALWDTQEVEIEALSNNALLLVLELKQ from the coding sequence ATGATCAAGCAAACGCCCGGTAAAATCTTTCTGGCCGACCAGCGCGGAGTAGTGGAAACCAGCGAGTTTCGCCGATACAGTACCTTTACTTTCGGGGCCTACATCCACGAGCACAAAAGTGCTTTCGGTAGCCTGTACGCCCTGAACGAGGAAACTCTCGGTGGAACACAGCACCTGGAATTCACTACCGACCGGCCCACTTACATTCTTCTGATTCCGGTGACGGGAGAGGTGGTACTTAATGCCCCAAGTGGCAGCGTCATGGTGGGAGTAGAGGAAATACAGGTGCTGGCGTTGCCGGCTCACACCACGTTCGAGCTTGTAAACCCTTACACAAACGAGCTGGTTACGTTCCTGCACCTATGGCTGCAAGCCGAACACCCCATAGCGGCTACTAGCAGCAAAAAGCGCGCATTCCGGTTGGCCGCCACTGAAAATCAGCTCGCAGAAGTGGTGTCTGCGAGTGTTGCCAACCAGCCGCTTCCTTTCTCACTCTATATGGGCCGCTTTGCCGGCCGGCAAGAGGCGGAACATACGCTCAGCAACAGCGCGGCTCTGTTTGCCTTCGTGCTGGCGGGTGCCTTTGAAGTGGAAGGCCGGCTGCTACACGAAAAAGACGGTTTGGCTTTGTGGGACACCCAAGAGGTGGAAATAGAGGCGCTCAGCAACAACGCGTTGCTACTCGTTCTTGAACTGAAGCAGTAG